From Coffea arabica cultivar ET-39 chromosome 2e, Coffea Arabica ET-39 HiFi, whole genome shotgun sequence, the proteins below share one genomic window:
- the LOC113731946 gene encoding pentatricopeptide repeat-containing protein At1g10270: MYRTLLRHFRRSTSTSTAGTAHILSLKSQHVPQNPNQLIALRSYAFTSAEEAAAERRRRKRRMRIEPPMWALRRDPPSHSQQGSAPKGPPMPDSTSALTGPRLNLHNRVQSLIRAGDLDSASAIARHAVFSNVRPTVFTCNAIIAAMNRAGRYTDSKNLFQYFFKQSSIIPNIVSYNNLVLSHFGNGDVEEATNVYHLIYQEAPFLPSSFTYRHLTKGLIDAGRIDEAVSFLRDMLAKGQGADSLVYNNVIYGFLELGNLDRANEFFEELQERCLVYDGVVSATFMDWFFKQGREKEAMEAYKYLMNKQFRMIPATCNVLLEVLVRHGKEKEAWDLFNNMLDNHTPPTFQAVNSDTFNIMVNECFRLGKVSEAMEVFKKVGKAEKSRPFAMDVAGFNNMIVRLCEVEKLEEAEGYFVQLQSKSLSPDVTTFRTFIDAYIKAGKVGETLEKYRMMVVAGLRVIPAYANKWFSFLIEKGKVEECVPILMKMCEREPKPDVTTFEIVIRGLCGVGELEACSYVVTQMITFGVGVTPALKEFLLHVFEKEGRLEVIERIVNARFPFYPPPQVPASQMPGQVPAWRVPLATPQSGMTSFSLSPQIPTQVPPAGPQSPWQSSVSPQLPSQAAAGATQMSWQASASSEMPGQSPAGASQMPVQASFTAQAPRAAQGPWRASVSSHNPGQTSPAASQMPWQASSAAQTQAPRTSEMPWQASVYSRMPEHASFPSHSPGNAPGASQMQWQQPPGASQRQWHTSSPQAPGASHVPWQTSSSPQAQGASPMTWQASSSPQAPASSQMSRQTASSAQATGAAQMPWQTSSSPQMPEQAAAPSQMPEQVVTHQMRK, encoded by the coding sequence ATGTATCGGACCCTCCTCCGTCATTTTCGCCGCTCCACCTCTACCTCCACCGCCGGGACAGCTCATATTCTATCCCTCAAGAGCCAACACGTCCCGCAAAACCCAAATCAATTGATCGCACTCCGATCCTATGCATTCACTTCCGCCGAAGAAGCCGCGGCAGAGCGCCGTCGGAGAAAGCGCAGGATGCGAATCGAGCCTCCGATGTGGGCCCTCCGCCGCGACCCTCCATCCCATTCCCAGCAGGGTAGTGCCCCGAAAGGTCCTCCGATGCCTGACAGCACCTCAGCCCTAACCGGTCCTCGGCTGAACCTCCACAACCGCGTTCAATCCCTAATTCGCGCCGGGGATCTCGATTCTGCCTCTGCCATAGCTCGCCACGCTGTTTTTTCCAATGTCCGACCCACTGTCTTCACCTGCAACGCCATCATCGCGGCTATGAACCGCGCCGGTCGCTACACTGACTCGAAGAACCTCTTCCAATACTTTTTCAAGCAATCAAGTATTATCCCCAATATTGTCTCGTACAACAATCTTGTCCTTTCCCATTTCGGAAACGGGGACGTTGAGGAGGCAACCAATGTTTATCACCTTATTTACCAGGAAGCCCCTTTTTTGCCCTCGTCCTTTACTTATCGCCACCTTACAAAGGGACTTATTGATGCTGGCCGAATCGATGAGGCCGTCAGTTTCCTCAGGGATATGTTAGCTAAAGGTCAAGGTGCGGACTCGTTAGTGTATAATAATGTAATTTATGGGTTTCTCGAATTGGGCAATTTAGAtagagcaaatgaattttttgaagagTTACAAGAGAGGTGTTTGGTTTATGATGGGGTCGTTAGTGCGACATTTATGGACTGGTTTTTTAAGCAGGGGAGGGAGAAGGAGGCCATGGAGGCGTACAAGTATTTGATGAATAAGCAATTCAGAATGATCCCTGCTACTTGCAATGTGCTTTTGGAGGTATTAGTGAGGCATGGGAAGGAAAAGGAGGCTTGGGATTTGTTTAATAATATGTTGGATAATCATACTCCTCCCACTTTTCAGGCTGTGAATTCGGATACCTTTAATATTATGGTGAATGAGTGTTTTAGGTTAGGGAAGGTTTCGGAGGCCATGGAAGTGTTTAAGAAGGTTGGTAAGGCAGAAAAGTCGAGGCCTTTTGCCATGGACGTGGCGGGGTTTAATAATATGATTGTGAGGTTATGTGAGGTTGAGAAGTTGGAGGAGGCTGAGGGTTATTTTGTGCAGCTGCAGAGTAAGTCTCTGTCACCAGATGTTACGACCTTTAGGACTTTCATTGATGCTTATATTAAGGCGGGCAAGGTGGGTGAAACTTTGGAGAAGTATAGGATGATGGTGGTGGCTGGCCTTAGGGTCATTCCCGCTTATGCTAATAAATGGTttagtttcttgattgaaaaagggAAAGTGGAGGAGTGCGTGCCTATTCTGATGAAGATGTGTGAGAGAGAACCGAAACCTGATGTTACAACTTTTGAGATTGTGATCAGGGGGCTCTGCGGAGTCGGTGAACTGGAGGCCTGCTCTTATGTGGTAACTCAGATGATTACCTTTGGTGTTGGTGTCACCCCTGCGCTCAAGGAATTTCTGTTGCATGTTTTTGAGAAAGAGGGAAGGCTTGAGGTTATCGAGAGAATTGTAAATGCAAGATTTCCATTTTATCCACCCCCACAGGTGCCAGCATCCCAAATGCCCGGACAGGTGCCAGCATGGCGGGTACCATTAGCAACCCCTCAGTCGGGAATGACATCATTTTCCCTGTCTCCTCAAATTCCAACACAGGTACCTCCTGCAGGCCCACAAAGCCCTTGGCAGTCCTCTGTTTCACCTCAACTGCCCAGCCAAGCGGCAGCAGGTGCTACTCAGATGTCGTGGCAGGCTTCTGCTTCTTCTGAAATGCCAGGACAATCACCGGCAGGGGCATCTCAAATGCCAGTGCAGGCTTCATTTACTGCTCAAGCTCCTAGAGCTGCTCAAGGGCCATGGCGGGCTTCAGTTTCCTCTCACAATCCAGGGCAAACATCTCCAGCAGCTTCTCAAATGCCATGGCAAGCATCATCCGCTGCTCAAACTCAAGCTCCTAGAACGTCAGAAATGCCATGGCAGGCTTCAGTTTATTCTCGAATGCCTGAGCACGCATCATTTCCTTCTCACTCCCCAGGAAACGCCCCAGGAGCTTCTCAAATGCAGTGGCAGCAACCACCCGGAGCTTCTCAGAGGCAATGGCACACATCGTCTCCACAAGCACCAGGAGCTTCTCATGTGCCATGGCAGACTTCATCTTCTCCACAAGCACAAGGAGCTTCTCCGATGACATGGCAGGCATCATCTTCTCCACAAGCACCGGCATCTTCTCAGATGTCACGGCAGACGGCATCTTCTGCACAAGCAACAGGAGCTGCTCAGATGCCATGGCAGACATCATCTTCTCCACAGATGCCTGAACAAGCAGCAGCACCTTCTCAAATGCCAGAACAGGTAGTAACACATCAAATGAGGAAATAA